Proteins encoded in a region of the Streptomyces sp. NBC_00513 genome:
- a CDS encoding ATP-binding protein, whose protein sequence is MTTTSTERTALEPLSAVAEARHTARTFLNTLVPAVGPEHADSVVLVVSELVTNALRHGGGTHALRLAAHPGTIEVAVDDSSPQMPRLRTPDLVHGTGGFGWHMVNDLAYATVVTPKPEGGKTVRALLPR, encoded by the coding sequence ATGACCACGACGAGCACCGAGCGCACAGCCCTTGAACCCCTGTCCGCCGTCGCCGAGGCACGTCACACCGCCCGGACGTTCCTGAACACCCTGGTGCCGGCCGTCGGTCCGGAGCACGCCGACTCCGTGGTCCTGGTCGTCTCCGAGCTCGTCACCAACGCCCTGCGCCACGGCGGTGGCACTCACGCGCTCCGCCTAGCAGCCCACCCCGGCACGATCGAGGTCGCCGTCGACGACTCCAGCCCGCAAATGCCGCGCCTGCGGACCCCCGACCTCGTCCACGGCACCGGCGGATTCGGCTGGCACATGGTCAACGACCTCGCCTACGCCACCGTCGTCACGCCCAAGCCCGAAGGCGGCAAGACCGTCCGCGCCCTCCTCCCCCGCTAG
- a CDS encoding Ig-like domain repeat protein: MASSITTVTSAPDPSVFGQAVTFTATVQPELAGGPTLTGSVEFVVDGVPVTTAPLDMSGQAQYVTSDLEVGLHGVEANYSGDVEYDPSTGADTQEVTLSNTTTTLAFDPEPSVCGETVTVTAQVTPVPPGSGTPTGLVSFIVSDDGPVLTAPVDVNGQAQVTFSNLDVGFHQAAAFYTGDADFDGSNSPLTLHVVNQAPVSVEVSVDPDPSVCGETVTLCVTVAPVSSGVGNPSGSVTFTGPGGLNETVSLDAGGMACVTTTVLETGTVTVTYGGDECYASATGTFDVTVNQASSTVSVSVDPNPSVCGETVTVCATVTAVAPGSGIPTGTVTFTGPGGLNETVTLDAGGMACVTTTTLETGTVTVTYSGDTCFTGSTGTFDVTVNQASSTVSVTVDPNPSVCGETVTVCATVTAVAPGSGIPTGTVTFSGPGGLNETVTLDAGGMACVTTTTLETGTVTVTYSGDECFTGSTGTFDVTVNQASSTVSVSVDPNPSVCGETVTVCATVTAVAPGSGIPTGTVTFTGAGLNTTVPLDAGGTACLTTTMLETGTVTAVYNGDGCFSSSTGTAPVTVNQASSTVSVTVDPTPSVCGETVTVCATVTAVAPGSGIPSGTVTFTGPGGLNETVSLDTGGMACVTTTVLETGTVTVTYSGDGCLSSSTGTVDVAVNPATSAVSVSVDPNPSVCGETVTVCATVTAVAPGSGTPSGTVTFTGPGGLNETVSLDAGGMACVTTTVLETGTVTVTYSGNTCFLPSTGSLDVTVNQASSTVSVTVDPNPSVCGETVTVCATVTAVAPGSGIPSGTVTFTGPGGLNETVSLDAGGTACVTTTVLETGTVTVTYSGNTCFLPSTGSLDVTVNQASSTVSVTVDPTPSVCGETVTVCATVTAVAPGSGTPSGTVTFTGPGGLNVTLTLDAGGTACLTTSSLTNGTYSATYNGDSCFAGSDGPFGVTVNQASSTVSVTVDPNPSVCGEAVTVCATVTAVAPGSGIPSGTVTFTGPGGLNTTAPLNAGGTACVTTTVLETGTVTVTYSGNTCFTGSTGTFDVTVNQAASTTSVSVDPNPSVCGETVTVCATVTAVAPGSGIPTGTVTFTGPGGLNETVPLDTGGTACVTTMLETGTVTAVYNGDGCFSSSTGTAPVTVNQASSTVSVTVDPNPSVCGETVTVCATVTAVAPGSGIPSGTVTFTGPGGLNETVSLDAGGTACLTTTMLETGAVTAVYNGDGCFSSSTGTAPVTVNQASSTVSVTVDPNPSVCGETVTVCATVTAVAPGSGTPSGTVTFTGPGGLNVTLTLDAGGTACLTTSSLTSGTYSATYNGDSCFAGSDGPFEVTVTQAASTTTVSVSPNPSVCGQTVTVCATVTAVAPGGGIPTGTVTFTGAGLNTTVPLNASGTACVTTSNLTIGTVTAVYNGNGCLSSSTGTAPVTVTQAASTTTVSVSPNPSVCGQTVTVCATVTAVAPGGGIPTGTVTFTGAGLNTTVPLNASGTACVTTNSLTIGTVTAVYNGNGCLSSSTGTAPVTVTQAASTTTVSVSPNPSVCGQTVTVCATVTAVAPGSGIPSGTVTFTGPGGLNTTVPLNASGTTCVTTNNLANGTVTAVYNGNGCFKPSQGTSGVTVNNAQTTTALTITPNPAVCGRPVTFCATVTTNAPGSGTPTGTVTFTGPGGFSQTVAINASGTACVTTTAGTSGTVTAVYNGGPCHSPSAAPANLTVNPTPTTLTAAPAQIRLRTNGTFVIPSMSATLKVTSSAAPLAGQLVTFKANTPLGPITLGTALTNASGVATLAPPTLPVPSTMITATSYTASFAGTSCYASSSVTAPLTLVLLPLLP, translated from the coding sequence ATGGCCAGCTCGATCACCACCGTGACCTCGGCACCGGATCCATCCGTCTTCGGCCAGGCGGTCACCTTCACCGCCACCGTCCAGCCGGAACTCGCCGGCGGCCCCACCCTGACCGGCAGCGTCGAGTTCGTCGTCGACGGCGTGCCTGTGACAACTGCGCCGCTCGACATGAGCGGCCAGGCACAGTACGTGACCAGCGATCTGGAGGTCGGCCTCCACGGGGTGGAGGCCAACTACTCGGGCGACGTCGAGTATGACCCGTCCACGGGTGCGGACACCCAGGAGGTCACCCTCTCGAACACCACCACTACGCTGGCCTTCGATCCCGAACCCTCCGTCTGCGGTGAGACGGTGACCGTCACCGCCCAGGTGACCCCCGTTCCACCAGGCTCGGGAACCCCCACCGGGCTGGTGTCCTTCATCGTCAGCGACGACGGTCCGGTGCTGACCGCGCCCGTGGACGTGAATGGGCAGGCGCAGGTCACCTTCAGCAACCTGGATGTCGGCTTCCACCAGGCAGCCGCCTTCTACACCGGCGACGCGGACTTCGACGGGTCGAACTCCCCCCTGACGCTGCACGTGGTCAACCAAGCACCCGTCTCGGTCGAGGTATCGGTGGACCCCGACCCGTCGGTGTGCGGTGAGACGGTGACGCTCTGTGTCACCGTGGCGCCGGTCTCCTCGGGCGTCGGCAACCCGTCGGGCTCGGTGACCTTCACCGGTCCCGGCGGGCTCAACGAGACGGTGTCGCTGGATGCGGGCGGCATGGCGTGCGTCACCACGACCGTGCTGGAGACCGGCACGGTCACCGTCACCTACGGCGGCGACGAGTGTTACGCAAGCGCGACCGGTACCTTCGACGTGACGGTCAATCAGGCGTCGAGCACGGTGTCCGTGTCGGTGGACCCCAACCCGTCGGTGTGCGGCGAGACCGTGACGGTGTGCGCCACGGTCACGGCGGTGGCGCCCGGCAGTGGCATCCCCACGGGAACCGTCACCTTCACGGGCCCCGGTGGACTGAACGAGACCGTGACCCTGGATGCGGGCGGCATGGCGTGCGTCACCACAACCACGCTGGAGACCGGCACGGTCACCGTCACCTACAGCGGGGACACGTGTTTCACCGGTTCGACCGGGACCTTCGACGTGACGGTCAATCAGGCGTCGAGCACGGTGTCGGTGACGGTGGACCCCAACCCGTCGGTGTGCGGCGAGACCGTGACGGTGTGCGCCACCGTCACCGCGGTGGCACCCGGCAGTGGCATCCCCACCGGTACCGTCACCTTCAGCGGCCCCGGCGGACTCAACGAGACCGTGACCCTGGATGCGGGCGGCATGGCGTGCGTCACCACAACCACGCTGGAGACCGGCACGGTCACCGTCACCTACAGCGGCGACGAGTGTTTCACCGGTTCGACCGGGACCTTCGACGTGACGGTCAACCAGGCGTCGAGCACGGTGTCCGTGTCGGTCGACCCCAATCCGTCGGTGTGCGGCGAGACCGTGACCGTCTGCGCCACCGTCACCGCGGTGGCACCCGGCAGTGGCATCCCCACCGGTACCGTCACCTTCACCGGGGCCGGTCTGAACACCACGGTGCCACTGGACGCGGGCGGCACGGCATGCCTGACCACCACCATGCTGGAGACCGGCACGGTCACGGCTGTCTACAACGGCGACGGATGCTTCTCCTCATCGACCGGCACCGCGCCAGTGACGGTCAACCAGGCGTCGAGCACGGTGTCGGTGACCGTCGACCCCACCCCCTCGGTGTGCGGCGAGACGGTGACCGTCTGCGCTACGGTCACTGCGGTGGCGCCCGGCAGTGGCATCCCCTCCGGGACCGTCACCTTCACGGGCCCCGGTGGACTGAACGAGACGGTGTCACTGGATACGGGCGGTATGGCGTGCGTCACCACGACCGTGCTGGAGACCGGCACGGTCACCGTCACCTACAGCGGCGACGGATGTCTCTCCTCATCGACCGGCACCGTGGATGTGGCGGTCAACCCGGCAACTAGCGCGGTGTCGGTGTCGGTGGACCCCAACCCGTCGGTGTGCGGCGAGACCGTGACGGTGTGCGCCACGGTCACGGCGGTGGCGCCCGGTAGCGGTACCCCCTCCGGGACCGTCACCTTCACGGGCCCCGGTGGACTGAACGAGACGGTGTCGCTGGATGCGGGCGGTATGGCGTGCGTCACCACGACCGTGCTGGAGACCGGCACGGTCACCGTCACCTACAGCGGGAACACCTGCTTCCTGCCGTCGACGGGCTCGCTGGACGTGACGGTCAACCAGGCGTCGAGCACGGTGTCGGTGACGGTCGACCCCAATCCGTCGGTGTGTGGCGAGACGGTGACTGTCTGCGCCACGGTCACGGCGGTGGCGCCCGGCAGTGGCATCCCCTCCGGGACCGTCACCTTCACGGGCCCCGGCGGACTGAACGAGACGGTGTCGCTGGATGCGGGCGGCACAGCATGCGTCACCACGACCGTGCTGGAGACCGGCACGGTCACCGTCACCTACAGCGGGAACACCTGCTTCCTGCCGTCGACGGGCTCGCTGGACGTGACGGTCAACCAGGCGTCGAGCACGGTGTCGGTGACGGTCGACCCCACCCCCTCGGTGTGCGGCGAGACGGTGACTGTCTGCGCCACCGTCACCGCGGTGGCGCCCGGCAGCGGTACCCCCTCCGGGACCGTCACCTTCACGGGCCCCGGCGGACTGAACGTGACACTCACGCTGGACGCGGGCGGCACGGCATGCCTGACCACCAGCAGCCTCACCAACGGCACGTACTCGGCCACCTACAACGGCGACTCCTGCTTCGCGGGCTCGGACGGCCCCTTCGGGGTGACGGTCAATCAGGCGTCGAGCACGGTGTCGGTGACGGTGGACCCCAACCCGTCGGTGTGCGGTGAGGCCGTGACGGTGTGCGCCACCGTCACCGCGGTGGCACCCGGCAGCGGCATTCCCTCCGGGACCGTCACCTTCACCGGCCCCGGCGGACTGAACACCACGGCGCCACTGAACGCCGGCGGCACAGCATGCGTCACCACGACCGTGCTGGAGACCGGCACGGTCACCGTCACGTACAGCGGGAACACGTGTTTCACCGGTTCGACCGGGACCTTCGACGTGACGGTCAATCAGGCGGCCAGTACCACCTCCGTGTCGGTGGACCCCAACCCGTCGGTGTGCGGCGAGACCGTGACCGTCTGCGCCACGGTCACCGCGGTGGCACCCGGCAGTGGCATCCCCACGGGAACCGTCACCTTCACGGGCCCCGGCGGACTGAACGAGACCGTGCCCCTGGACACAGGCGGCACGGCATGCGTCACCACCATGCTGGAGACCGGCACGGTCACGGCCGTCTACAACGGCGACGGATGCTTCTCCTCATCGACCGGCACCGCGCCAGTGACGGTCAACCAGGCGTCGAGCACGGTGTCGGTGACGGTCGACCCCAATCCGTCGGTGTGCGGCGAGACGGTGACTGTCTGCGCCACCGTCACCGCGGTGGCGCCCGGCAGCGGCATCCCCTCCGGGACCGTCACCTTCACGGGCCCCGGCGGACTGAACGAGACGGTGTCGCTGGACGCGGGCGGCACGGCATGCCTGACCACCACCATGCTGGAGACCGGCGCCGTCACGGCCGTCTACAACGGCGACGGATGCTTCTCCTCATCGACCGGCACCGCGCCAGTGACGGTCAACCAGGCGTCGAGCACGGTGTCGGTGACCGTCGATCCCAATCCGTCGGTGTGCGGCGAGACCGTGACTGTCTGCGCCACGGTCACGGCGGTGGCGCCCGGTAGCGGTACCCCCTCCGGGACCGTCACCTTCACGGGCCCCGGCGGACTGAACGTGACACTCACGCTGGACGCGGGCGGCACGGCATGCCTGACCACCAGCAGCCTCACCAGCGGCACGTACTCGGCCACCTACAACGGCGACTCCTGCTTCGCGGGCTCGGACGGTCCCTTCGAGGTGACCGTTACCCAGGCGGCCAGCACCACCACCGTGTCGGTGAGCCCCAACCCCTCGGTGTGCGGCCAGACCGTGACTGTCTGCGCCACGGTCACCGCGGTGGCGCCCGGCGGCGGCATCCCCACGGGTACCGTCACCTTCACCGGGGCCGGTCTGAACACCACGGTGCCACTGAACGCCAGCGGCACCGCATGCGTCACCACCAGCAACCTCACCATCGGCACGGTCACGGCCGTCTACAACGGCAACGGATGCCTCTCCTCATCGACCGGCACCGCGCCGGTGACCGTTACCCAGGCGGCCAGCACCACCACCGTGTCGGTGAGCCCCAACCCCTCGGTGTGCGGCCAGACCGTGACCGTCTGCGCCACGGTCACCGCGGTGGCGCCCGGCGGCGGCATCCCCACGGGTACCGTCACCTTCACCGGGGCCGGACTGAACACCACGGTGCCACTGAACGCCAGCGGCACCGCATGCGTCACCACCAACAGCCTCACCATCGGCACGGTCACGGCCGTCTACAACGGCAACGGATGCCTCTCCTCATCGACCGGCACCGCGCCGGTGACCGTCACCCAGGCGGCCAGCACCACCACCGTGTCGGTGAGCCCCAACCCCTCGGTGTGCGGCCAGACCGTGACCGTCTGCGCCACGGTCACCGCGGTGGCACCCGGCAGCGGCATCCCCTCCGGGACCGTCACCTTCACGGGCCCCGGCGGACTGAACACCACGGTGCCACTGAACGCCAGCGGCACAACATGCGTCACCACCAACAACCTCGCCAACGGCACGGTCACGGCCGTCTACAACGGCAACGGATGCTTCAAGCCATCGCAGGGCACGTCGGGCGTGACCGTGAACAACGCCCAGACCACGACCGCGCTCACCATCACCCCCAACCCCGCGGTCTGCGGCCGGCCGGTGACGTTCTGCGCCACAGTCACGACCAACGCGCCGGGCAGCGGCACTCCCACCGGGACGGTCACGTTCACCGGCCCCGGCGGCTTCAGCCAGACCGTGGCGATCAACGCGAGCGGCACGGCCTGCGTCACCACCACCGCGGGCACCAGCGGCACGGTGACCGCCGTCTACAACGGAGGACCCTGCCACAGTCCCTCCGCCGCTCCGGCAAACCTGACCGTGAACCCGACTCCCACGACGCTGACGGCGGCCCCGGCACAGATCCGCCTGCGGACGAACGGCACATTCGTCATCCCGTCGATGAGCGCAACGCTCAAGGTCACCTCCAGCGCCGCTCCGCTCGCGGGACAACTGGTCACTTTCAAGGCGAACACACCGCTCGGGCCCATCACCCTCGGAACCGCGCTCACCAACGCCAGCGGGGTGGCGACACTGGCACCGCCGACGCTGCCGGTTCCCAGCACCATGATCACGGCGACGAGCTACACCGCGTCCTTCGCGGGGACGAGCTGCTACGCCTCGTCCTCCGTGACGGCACCGCTGACACTCGTCCTCCTCCCGCTCCTTCCCTGA
- a CDS encoding helix-turn-helix domain-containing protein produces MTADDSFGRLDDDDYPAYTMGRAAEMLGTTQGFLRAIGEHGLITPLRSAGGHRRYSRYQLRIAARARELVDQGTPIEAACRIVVLEDQLEEARRINADPGRSAEAANPPAAA; encoded by the coding sequence ATGACAGCAGACGATTCGTTCGGCCGTCTCGATGACGACGACTACCCCGCCTACACGATGGGCCGGGCCGCCGAGATGCTCGGCACCACCCAAGGTTTCCTTCGCGCGATCGGCGAGCACGGCCTGATCACCCCGCTCCGCTCCGCGGGCGGGCACCGCCGCTACTCCCGCTACCAGCTGCGGATCGCGGCCCGTGCCCGCGAGCTCGTCGACCAGGGCACGCCGATCGAGGCGGCCTGCCGCATCGTCGTCCTTGAAGACCAGCTCGAAGAAGCCCGGCGCATCAACGCCGACCCCGGCCGCAGCGCCGAAGCGGCGAATCCACCGGCCGCGGCCTGA
- a CDS encoding STAS domain-containing protein: MPPGTARPQEPGMIPAPRRAPRPNTPTVVLAGRYGLLRLAGELDLETGSAIRDAVRKCLDNRPALLRIDISGVSFCDCSGIAALLWAKAEAGRAGTGFHLSGPARPVVARVMDATGTAADLGLLPQPAEQSGGRRRIRAPRTPTPSAGP; the protein is encoded by the coding sequence ATGCCTCCTGGAACAGCCCGCCCGCAGGAGCCGGGCATGATCCCCGCTCCTCGGCGGGCCCCCCGCCCCAACACCCCCACGGTGGTCCTCGCCGGCCGTTACGGCCTCCTGCGACTGGCCGGTGAACTCGACCTGGAAACCGGGTCCGCCATCCGCGACGCGGTCCGCAAATGCCTCGACAACCGCCCCGCCCTCCTGCGCATCGACATCAGTGGCGTGTCCTTCTGCGACTGCTCCGGGATCGCCGCCCTGCTGTGGGCGAAGGCCGAAGCGGGCCGGGCCGGAACCGGCTTCCACCTGAGCGGGCCCGCCCGGCCCGTCGTCGCCCGCGTCATGGACGCCACCGGCACAGCAGCCGACCTCGGCCTGCTGCCACAACCCGCCGAGCAAAGCGGCGGCCGGCGAAGGATCCGCGCGCCACGAACCCCGACACCCTCCGCCGGTCCCTGA
- a CDS encoding STAS domain-containing protein gives MNSLTIITRAAATGPVLEITGDLDYATAPELRTALDGLPLTAGQLLILDLTGLDYCDSSGITTLLAARNLTIQQNADLALAAVPDNTSRILSIVGLDQVFTFHPDASTATHPSSAAS, from the coding sequence ATGAACTCACTGACGATCATCACCCGAGCCGCCGCCACCGGCCCCGTACTGGAAATCACCGGTGACCTCGACTACGCCACGGCACCCGAACTCCGCACAGCACTCGACGGCCTGCCCCTGACCGCCGGGCAACTACTGATCCTGGACCTGACCGGTCTCGACTACTGCGACTCCAGCGGCATCACCACCCTGCTGGCCGCCCGCAACCTGACCATCCAACAAAACGCCGATCTTGCCCTGGCCGCGGTCCCCGACAACACCTCCCGCATCCTGAGCATCGTCGGCCTGGACCAGGTCTTCACCTTCCACCCCGACGCCTCAACCGCCACCCACCCCAGCTCCGCAGCATCCTGA
- a CDS encoding thioesterase II family protein translates to MTTHPSPHDESLWIRRFRPRPDGSVRLVCLPHAGGSASFYLPLARTMPDFVDVLCVQYPGRQDRRTEPLVDSVPELADQVFTALLPWADRPLAFFGHSMGASVAYEVARRFEREKGVVAAALFASGRRAPSAPRHETAHLLDDRGLIEEVKSLSGTDTQLLGDDEVLRMVLPAIRADYRAAETYAPEPAEPLHCPLIAMIGSEDPKVTEAEAAAWATHTEGPFTLRVFSRGHFYLVRDQAEVIETMATHLRARHT, encoded by the coding sequence ATGACCACCCACCCCAGCCCCCATGACGAAAGCCTGTGGATCCGCCGGTTCCGGCCGAGGCCGGACGGCTCCGTCCGGCTGGTCTGCCTGCCCCACGCCGGCGGCTCCGCGAGCTTCTACCTCCCCCTGGCCCGGACCATGCCGGACTTCGTGGACGTCCTGTGCGTCCAGTACCCCGGCCGCCAGGACCGCCGTACCGAACCGCTCGTCGACAGCGTCCCCGAACTCGCCGACCAGGTGTTCACCGCGCTCCTGCCCTGGGCGGACCGGCCGCTGGCCTTCTTCGGGCACAGCATGGGCGCCTCGGTGGCCTACGAGGTCGCCCGCCGCTTCGAACGCGAGAAGGGCGTCGTCGCGGCGGCCCTATTCGCCTCGGGCCGCCGGGCCCCCTCGGCCCCCCGCCACGAGACCGCGCACCTGCTGGACGACCGGGGCCTCATCGAGGAGGTCAAGAGCCTCAGCGGCACCGACACGCAACTCCTCGGGGACGACGAGGTGCTCCGGATGGTCCTCCCGGCCATCCGCGCCGACTACCGGGCCGCCGAGACCTACGCTCCTGAGCCGGCGGAGCCGTTGCACTGCCCCCTGATCGCGATGATCGGCAGCGAGGACCCGAAGGTCACGGAAGCCGAAGCGGCGGCCTGGGCCACCCACACCGAAGGCCCGTTCACCTTACGGGTCTTCTCCCGGGGCCACTTCTACCTCGTACGCGACCAGGCGGAGGTGATCGAGACCATGGCGACCCACCTGCGCGCCCGGCACACCTGA
- a CDS encoding SigB/SigF/SigG family RNA polymerase sigma factor → MSQTATITNTTSVVATSPDATPGSDQSTHDLPRIDDARQVAPADARELSRLFLVRLRSLEEGTREYQYARNTLIEMNILLVQFAARRFRGRTGDGGIDIDDIVQVGTIGLIKAIDRFDPDREVEFTTLALPYITGEIKRFFRDTTWAVHVPRRLQELRTELAKSQEALTEIFGRAPTVKELAEHLELSEDDVIEGLVAANGYTSASIDATTSTRQRTSGDTGRSLAETVGDVDPDMELFEDFHTLAPLLKTLGERDRRILNMRFAREMTQAEIGAELGISQMQVSRLLTRTLTRLRAGMLAA, encoded by the coding sequence ATGTCTCAGACCGCCACGATCACCAACACCACCAGCGTGGTGGCGACCTCGCCGGACGCCACACCCGGAAGCGATCAGTCCACACACGATCTTCCCCGGATTGACGACGCCCGTCAGGTGGCGCCCGCCGACGCCCGGGAGCTCTCGCGCCTCTTCCTGGTCCGGCTGCGCTCGCTGGAGGAAGGGACCCGGGAGTACCAGTACGCCCGGAACACGCTGATCGAGATGAACATCTTGCTGGTGCAATTCGCCGCCCGGCGCTTCCGCGGCCGTACCGGGGATGGCGGCATCGACATCGACGACATCGTCCAGGTGGGCACGATCGGGTTGATCAAGGCCATCGACCGCTTCGACCCCGACCGCGAGGTCGAGTTCACCACCCTCGCCCTTCCTTACATCACCGGCGAGATCAAGCGCTTCTTCCGCGACACCACCTGGGCCGTCCACGTCCCGCGCCGCCTCCAGGAACTGCGCACCGAACTCGCCAAGAGCCAGGAAGCACTGACCGAGATCTTCGGCCGCGCCCCGACCGTGAAGGAACTGGCCGAACACCTCGAACTCAGCGAGGACGACGTCATCGAGGGCCTGGTCGCGGCCAACGGGTACACCAGCGCCTCCATCGACGCTACGACGAGCACCAGGCAGCGCACCTCCGGCGACACGGGTCGCTCCCTCGCCGAGACGGTCGGCGACGTCGACCCGGACATGGAGCTCTTCGAGGACTTCCACACCCTCGCCCCCCTCCTGAAGACACTCGGCGAACGCGATCGACGGATCCTGAACATGCGCTTCGCGCGGGAGATGACCCAGGCCGAGATCGGCGCCGAACTCGGTATCTCACAGATGCAGGTCTCCCGCCTCCTCACTCGCACCCTGACCCGACTGCGCGCCGGAATGCTTGCCGCGTAG
- a CDS encoding PP2C family protein-serine/threonine phosphatase — protein MCTTDEESDGEHDVDATDAAFTSLLEDSAEELYEQAPCGYLSTLMDGTIAKINATLLEWLGLERSAVVGRMRFTDLLTVGGKLYHETHFAPMLQMKGEISGIALDIKASGKQRMPVLVTSKVKTSNDGEPLLIRTTVFDARDRRSYERELLRGRQAAEEARREAEDARRQAEADRERLQEALAVLQQNLLPAALPAIPGLEAGSYYHTASPDLLGGDFYDLFPLNAGRWAFFLGDVCGKGPQAAAVTSLTRYTLRAAAMHDPDPVTVLATLNTVVHERYSGGDPRYCTAIFGVLKPDDDHVDVHLASGGHPSALIQRADGTANYLHTPGGMLIGILPWAQFTPARTRLSPGDTLLLYTDGLTEARVGPSRELYGEDALLAFTTAQPSAGPQALIAALTGLLAGFGDGLDDDTALLALGVPAPFPAPLSALASEDRT, from the coding sequence ATGTGCACCACCGACGAGGAATCGGACGGGGAGCACGACGTGGACGCCACGGACGCGGCCTTCACCTCGCTGCTGGAAGACAGTGCCGAGGAGCTGTACGAGCAGGCTCCGTGCGGGTACCTGTCGACCCTGATGGACGGCACCATCGCGAAGATCAACGCCACACTATTGGAGTGGCTGGGCCTGGAACGCTCGGCGGTGGTGGGTCGGATGCGGTTCACCGACCTGCTCACCGTGGGCGGCAAGCTCTACCACGAGACGCACTTCGCCCCAATGCTGCAGATGAAAGGCGAGATCAGCGGCATCGCCCTGGACATCAAGGCCTCCGGCAAGCAGCGGATGCCCGTGCTGGTCACCTCGAAGGTGAAGACCAGCAATGACGGCGAGCCGTTGCTGATTCGCACCACCGTCTTCGACGCCCGAGACCGGCGCTCCTACGAGAGGGAACTGCTGCGCGGCCGCCAGGCGGCCGAGGAAGCGCGCCGCGAGGCGGAGGACGCACGCAGGCAAGCCGAGGCCGACCGCGAACGCCTCCAGGAGGCCTTGGCCGTCCTCCAGCAGAACCTGCTTCCCGCCGCGCTCCCCGCAATTCCGGGCCTGGAGGCCGGCTCGTACTATCACACGGCCTCCCCGGACCTGCTCGGCGGAGACTTCTACGACCTGTTTCCCCTGAATGCCGGCCGATGGGCGTTCTTCCTCGGCGACGTATGCGGCAAAGGCCCCCAAGCCGCCGCGGTCACCTCCCTGACCCGCTACACCCTGCGCGCCGCCGCCATGCACGATCCTGATCCCGTCACCGTGCTGGCGACCTTGAACACCGTGGTCCACGAGCGGTACAGCGGCGGCGACCCCCGCTACTGCACCGCCATCTTCGGCGTCCTGAAACCGGACGACGACCACGTCGACGTGCACCTGGCCTCCGGCGGACACCCCTCCGCACTGATCCAACGCGCCGACGGCACCGCCAACTACCTGCACACCCCCGGCGGAATGCTCATCGGCATCCTCCCCTGGGCGCAGTTCACCCCCGCCCGCACCCGCCTGTCCCCCGGCGACACCCTGCTGCTCTACACCGACGGCCTCACCGAGGCCCGCGTCGGGCCCTCTCGTGAGCTGTACGGCGAGGACGCCCTCCTCGCCTTCACCACCGCCCAACCGTCTGCTGGGCCGCAAGCGCTGATCGCCGCCCTGACCGGACTCCTCGCCGGCTTCGGAGACGGACTCGACGACGACACCGCCCTGCTCGCCCTCGGCGTGCCCGCCCCGTTTCCCGCTCCCCTGTCGGCCCTGGCGAGTGAAGACCGGACATGA
- a CDS encoding alpha/beta fold hydrolase, whose protein sequence is MDIRRRNNVTVTGRADGPVLLLAHGFGCDQNMWRLVAPALAENYRLVLFDYVGSGHSDPSAWDEQRYSSLEGYARDVLEVCEELDLRNVTFVGHSVSAMVGVLAAANAPERFSRLVMVAPSPRYIDEDGYRGGFDADDIDELLESLESNYLGWSAAMAPVIMGNADRPELGQELTTSFCATDPDMARVFARTTFLSDSREDLKTVTVPTLVLECEQDVIAPREVGAYVHDAIPGSRLVTLAATGHCPQLSAPQATASAISDFVGAAR, encoded by the coding sequence ATGGATATCCGCCGCAGAAACAACGTCACCGTCACGGGCCGCGCGGACGGGCCGGTGCTCCTGTTGGCGCACGGGTTCGGCTGTGACCAGAACATGTGGCGCCTGGTCGCCCCCGCGCTGGCCGAGAACTACCGGCTGGTCCTCTTCGACTACGTGGGCTCCGGCCACTCGGACCCCTCGGCCTGGGACGAACAGCGCTACAGCTCACTGGAGGGCTACGCGCGGGATGTGCTGGAGGTCTGCGAGGAGCTGGACCTGAGGAACGTGACCTTCGTGGGGCATTCGGTCAGTGCCATGGTCGGGGTCCTCGCTGCCGCGAACGCGCCGGAACGGTTCTCTCGTCTGGTGATGGTCGCTCCCTCGCCCCGCTACATCGACGAGGACGGATACCGGGGCGGGTTCGACGCCGACGACATCGACGAGCTGCTGGAGTCGTTGGAGTCGAATTATCTGGGGTGGTCGGCGGCGATGGCGCCGGTGATCATGGGCAACGCGGACCGCCCGGAACTCGGCCAGGAGCTGACGACGTCGTTCTGCGCGACCGATCCGGACATGGCGCGGGTCTTCGCCCGTACGACGTTCCTCTCCGACAGCCGCGAGGACCTGAAGACAGTCACGGTGCCGACTCTGGTCCTGGAATGCGAGCAGGACGTCATCGCCCCTCGTGAGGTCGGCGCCTACGTTCACGACGCGATTCCCGGCAGCCGGCTGGTCACGCTGGCGGCAACGGGGCACTGCCCCCAGTTGAGCGCGCCGCAGGCCACTGCAAGCGCGATCAGCGACTTCGTCGGAGCCGCCCGATGA